A section of the Oryzias latipes chromosome 8, ASM223467v1 genome encodes:
- the LOC101166553 gene encoding parvalbumin beta: protein MAFAGVLNDADITKALDECKGADTFDYKKFFKTCGLAGKSADEVKKAFYIIDQDKSGFIEEDELKLFLQNFSAGARVLSDGETKTFLKAGDVDGDGKIGADEFSALVKA, encoded by the exons ATGGCTTTCGCAGGCGTACTGAATGATGCTGACATCACCAAAGCCCTGGATGAGTGCAAAG GCGCGGACACTTTCGACTACAAGAAGTTCTTCAAGACGTGCGGTTTGGCCGGCAAATCCGCTGATGAGGTCAAGAAGGCCTTCTACATCATCGATCAGGACAAGAGTGGCTTCATTGAGGAGGATGAGCTGAA GCTGTTCCTGCAGAACTTCAGTGCAGGTGCTCGCGTGCTGTCTGACGGGGAAACAAAAACTTTCCTCAAAGCTGGAGACGTCGATGGTGACGGCAAGATTGGCGCTGATG AATTTTCTGCCTTGGTTAAGGCATAA
- the LOC105353532 gene encoding parvalbumin beta, producing the protein MAFAGLNDADVKAALDGCAAADSFDYKKFFKACGLASKSADEVKKAFATIDQDNSGFIEEEELKLFLQNFSAGARALTDKETKTFLAAGDSDGDGKIGVDEFASLVKA; encoded by the exons ATGGCCTTCGCTGGTCTCAATGATGCTGATGTGAAAGCTGCCCTTGATGGCTGCGCAG CTGCCGACTCCTTCGACTACAAGAAGTTCTTCAAGGCATGCGGCCTGGCCAGCAAGTCTGCTGATGAGGTCAAGAAGGCTTTCGCCACCATTGACCAGGACAACAGCGGCTTcattgaggaggaggagctgaa GCTGTTCCTGCAGAACTTCTCTGCTGGCGCCAGAGCACTCACTGACAAGGAGACCAAGACTTTCCTCGCCGCTGGTGACAGTGATGGTGACGGCAAGATTGGAGTGGATg agtttGCTTCCCTTGTAAAGGCATAA